In Lentimicrobiaceae bacterium, a genomic segment contains:
- a CDS encoding DUF3108 domain-containing protein has product MRNILFTGLWILLFLSPLIVFPQTYRTVKNDAFKRGEKFTFRVYYDSFITGKVTAGSATLEVTQTQKPFYNRNTYHVVGVGKSAKFFDWFFKVNDRFETYFDEESFAPYYFVRRTREGGYTIDDDVYFRHLNNTARSRKNITPVPVNVQDILSAYYFARTLDISNLSPGDYIKIPFFLDDTTYVSAIQYVGKEIVKTSLGKFRCLKLKPMVATGEVFSNPYPMTLWISDDKNRIPILGQSAVVVGNVKMELINFSGLSNPFTSKIK; this is encoded by the coding sequence ATGAGAAATATTCTGTTCACCGGGCTTTGGATTTTACTGTTTTTATCACCTCTCATTGTTTTTCCCCAAACTTATCGCACTGTAAAAAATGATGCCTTCAAACGAGGTGAAAAATTTACCTTCCGCGTTTATTACGATTCGTTTATCACTGGTAAAGTAACTGCCGGTTCTGCAACTCTCGAAGTTACCCAAACCCAGAAACCATTCTACAACCGCAATACCTATCACGTTGTGGGTGTTGGAAAATCTGCCAAATTTTTCGACTGGTTTTTCAAAGTAAACGACCGCTTCGAAACATATTTCGACGAAGAATCTTTTGCTCCTTATTATTTCGTACGGCGAACTCGCGAAGGCGGTTATACCATAGATGACGATGTTTACTTCCGACATTTGAACAATACTGCCAGAAGCCGCAAAAACATTACCCCCGTCCCTGTCAATGTTCAGGATATCCTTTCTGCTTATTACTTTGCCCGTACTCTCGATATTTCAAATTTATCTCCCGGAGATTATATTAAAATACCCTTTTTCCTCGACGATACTACTTATGTGTCGGCTATTCAATATGTGGGAAAAGAAATCGTTAAAACTTCACTCGGTAAATTTCGTTGTCTTAAACTCAAACCTATGGTTGCTACCGGCGAAGTCTTCAGCAATCCCTATCCCATGACCCTTTGGATTTCCGATGATAAAAACCGTATTCCCATACTTGGGCAATCGGCAGTGGTGGTCGGAAATGTTAAAATGGAACTGATAAATTTTTCAGGACTTTCAAATCCTTTTACTTCAAAAATTAAATAA